Proteins encoded by one window of Musa acuminata AAA Group cultivar baxijiao chromosome BXJ2-9, Cavendish_Baxijiao_AAA, whole genome shotgun sequence:
- the LOC103972714 gene encoding flavone O-methyltransferase 1-like, whose translation MASTKNIQQLTLSEEAGACALRLASGCTLPFTLKAAIELRLLDIIVEAGPGAMLSPVEIVARLPTENPQAATMVDRMLRLLAANTVVSCTVQTGADGRPTRKYGAAPICKYLTKNEDGVSMAALALLLQDKIFVDTWHHLKDSVLEGGIPMKTAHGMFLFDYTSSDPKFSTVFNEGMRGHSSIIIKNLLRVYSGFDDMEGLVDVGGNDGATLQMITSRHPHIKGINYDLPHVISGAQPMPGVEHISGDKFEAVPSGDAIFLKWVLHDWSDEDCVKILKNCWKALTENGKVIVVECILPIVPEPTAKAQAAFQLDLYLIVLTNGGRERSEEEFKDLAREAGFRGFKAAHVFADTWVMEFTK comes from the exons ATGGCATCCACGAAGAACATCCAGCAGCTGACGCTCTCGGAGGAGGCAGGCGCGTGCGCCTTAAGGCTAGCGAGCGGCTGCACTCTCCCCTTCACCCTCAAGGCCGCTATCGAGCTGCGGCTACTCGACATCATCGTCGAGGCCGGCCCGGGCGCCATGTTGAGCCCGGTTGAGATCGTTGCCCGGCTGCCGACCGAGAACCCGCAGGCGGCCACGATGGTGGACCGAATGCTCCGCTTGCTCGCCGCCAACACTGTCGTCAGCTGCACCGTCCAAACTGGAGCCGATGGCCGCCCAACGAGGAAGTACGGCGCAGCTCCCATCTGCAAGTACCTGACCAAGAACGAGGATGGTGTGTCCATGGCTGCTTTGGCTTTGTTGCTGCAGGATAAGATCTTTGTGGATACATG GCACCATTTGAAGGATTCGGTCCTGGAGGGTGGCATCCCTATGAAGACTGCCCACGGGATGTTCCTGTTCGATTACACGAGTTCTGATCCAAAGTTCAGCACGGTGTTCAACGAGGGCATGAGGGGGCACTCCAGCATCATCATCAAGAATCTACTCCGTGTCTACAGTGGCTTCGACGACATGGAGGGGCTCGTCGATGTCGGTGGCAATGACGGTGCAACCCTCCAAATGATCACCTCCAGGCACCCGCACATCAAGGGCATCAACTATGACCTGCCTCATGTTATCTCCGGTGCTCAACCCATGCCAG GAGTTGAGCACATCAGCGGAGACAAATTTGAAGCTGTTCCGAGCGGAGATGCCATCTTTTTGAAG TGGGTTCTTCATGACTGGAGTGATGAAGATTGTGTGAAGATATTGAAGAATTGTTGGAAAGCATTGACAGAAAACGGGAAAGTGATTGTGGTGGAATGCATACTTCCAATAGTGCCGGAGCCAACTGCAAAAGCCCAAGCTGCTTTCCAGTTGGACCTCTACTTGATAGTTCTCACCAatggaggaagagagagaagtgAGGAGGAGTTCAAGGACTTGGCAAGAGAAGCTGGGTTTCGGGGATTCAAAGCTGCTCATGTGTTTGCGGATACTTGGGTCATGGAATTCACCAAGTAG